From Chromohalobacter canadensis, one genomic window encodes:
- a CDS encoding bifunctional acetate--CoA ligase family protein/GNAT family N-acetyltransferase, with the protein MSIRNLDALFAPATIALVGASNRPGSVGAVLARNLLEAGFAGPILTVNPHARAIRSTLNYQSIAELPLAPDLAIIATPAESVPGLIRELGERGCRAAVVISAGFGEGARPEGMALKQAMLDAAKPYLMRIVGPNCLGILAPHMGINASFAHLTPAKGDVAFVTQSGAVATSILDWASARGIGFSHVVSLGAMSDVDFGDMLDYLALDPKTRSILLYVEAVTEVRKFLSAARMASRNKPVVVVKAGRSTAGARAALSHTGALAGADAVYDAAFRRAGMLRVATLDELFQAAGTLATGIRVKGDRLAILTNGGGIGVLAVDALAAENGHLAEISETTLARLNEALPEAWSHANPVDILGDAPGRRYALALEALLDERGADAILVMNCPAAVVDSLDAARAVVETIGTRQAAVLTCWLGEGAPDEARHLFAAQRLPTYETPEQAIRAFSHLFSYRRNQQALMETPPALAEAVTLDPAKAEAVIDGVIAAGRRVLTEPEAVAVLAAYDIPTVPAIVARTPEEASQAAQRLGFPVVLKILSPDISHKSDVGGVQLNLASPGAVAQAAEDMLAAMRRAQPEARVEGFNVQPMIRRPGAHELIVGVAEDSLFGPVIVFGQGGTAVEVIGDRVVGLPPLNPLLARDMIASTRVARLLRGYRDRPAADLEAVTATLVKVSQLVSDLTRVVELDINPLLTDASGVIALDARIVVRAEDDQRKPLAIRPYPQQLEEEIETRAGQRYCLRPIRPEDEGALVEMLRNSSPEDVRLRFFSAIKAFDHAFAARLTQIDYDREMAFVATLPEDAAIVGVVRLSADPDKEKAEFAIMVRSDMKGTGLGYRLMQQMIDYARESGIRQIFADVLRDNHPMRQMAAELGFVTQPAGDVTDTVTLCLDLARPEP; encoded by the coding sequence ATGTCGATTCGCAATCTGGATGCGTTGTTCGCCCCGGCCACGATCGCCCTGGTCGGGGCGAGCAACCGGCCGGGCTCGGTGGGGGCGGTGCTGGCGCGCAATCTGCTGGAGGCCGGTTTCGCGGGGCCCATTCTGACCGTGAACCCGCACGCGCGGGCCATCCGCTCGACCCTCAACTACCAAAGTATCGCCGAGCTGCCGCTGGCGCCGGACCTGGCGATCATCGCCACGCCGGCGGAGAGTGTGCCGGGGCTGATCCGCGAGCTTGGCGAGCGTGGCTGCCGCGCGGCGGTGGTGATCTCGGCGGGCTTCGGCGAGGGCGCGCGCCCCGAGGGCATGGCGCTCAAGCAGGCGATGCTCGATGCCGCCAAGCCTTATCTGATGCGCATCGTCGGGCCCAATTGCCTGGGTATCCTGGCGCCGCACATGGGCATCAACGCCAGTTTCGCGCATCTCACGCCTGCCAAGGGCGATGTCGCCTTCGTGACCCAGTCCGGCGCGGTGGCGACGTCCATTCTCGACTGGGCCTCGGCGCGTGGCATCGGCTTTTCGCACGTCGTCTCGCTGGGGGCGATGAGCGATGTCGATTTCGGCGACATGCTCGACTACCTGGCCCTGGACCCCAAGACCCGCTCGATCCTGCTCTACGTCGAGGCGGTGACCGAGGTGCGCAAGTTTCTCTCGGCGGCGCGCATGGCCTCGCGCAACAAGCCGGTGGTAGTGGTCAAGGCCGGCCGCAGCACGGCGGGGGCCAGGGCGGCGCTGTCGCACACCGGGGCACTGGCCGGGGCGGATGCCGTCTACGACGCGGCGTTCCGGCGCGCGGGGATGCTCCGGGTGGCGACGCTGGACGAGCTGTTCCAGGCCGCCGGCACCCTGGCGACCGGCATCCGCGTGAAGGGCGACCGGCTGGCGATTCTCACCAATGGCGGCGGCATCGGCGTGCTCGCGGTGGATGCGCTGGCCGCTGAGAACGGTCACCTGGCCGAAATTTCCGAGACGACGCTGGCACGCCTGAACGAGGCGCTGCCCGAGGCGTGGTCGCATGCCAATCCCGTGGACATTCTGGGCGATGCCCCGGGGCGGCGCTACGCGCTCGCCCTCGAGGCGCTGCTCGATGAGCGCGGCGCGGATGCGATTCTGGTCATGAACTGTCCGGCGGCGGTCGTCGATAGCCTGGATGCAGCCCGGGCGGTGGTCGAGACGATCGGCACGCGGCAGGCAGCGGTGCTGACCTGTTGGCTGGGCGAGGGGGCGCCCGACGAGGCGCGGCATCTGTTCGCCGCGCAGCGCCTGCCCACCTACGAGACGCCGGAGCAGGCCATCCGGGCCTTCTCGCACTTGTTCAGCTACCGGCGCAACCAGCAGGCGCTGATGGAAACGCCCCCGGCGCTGGCCGAAGCCGTCACTCTTGACCCCGCCAAGGCGGAGGCGGTCATCGACGGCGTGATCGCGGCGGGGCGTCGCGTGTTGACCGAGCCGGAGGCGGTGGCGGTGCTCGCGGCCTATGACATCCCCACGGTGCCCGCCATCGTGGCGCGGACCCCGGAAGAGGCCAGCCAGGCGGCGCAGCGGCTGGGCTTTCCGGTGGTGCTGAAGATCCTTTCGCCGGATATCTCGCATAAATCGGATGTCGGTGGGGTGCAGTTGAATTTGGCCTCGCCCGGTGCCGTGGCGCAGGCCGCCGAGGACATGCTCGCGGCGATGCGGCGTGCCCAGCCCGAGGCCCGCGTGGAGGGCTTCAACGTGCAGCCGATGATCCGCCGGCCGGGGGCGCATGAGCTGATCGTGGGCGTCGCCGAAGACAGCCTCTTCGGGCCGGTGATCGTGTTCGGCCAGGGCGGTACGGCGGTCGAGGTCATCGGCGACCGGGTGGTGGGGCTGCCGCCGCTCAATCCACTGCTGGCGCGGGACATGATCGCCTCGACGCGCGTGGCGCGATTGTTGCGCGGCTATCGGGACCGCCCGGCGGCCGACCTCGAGGCGGTGACCGCGACGCTCGTCAAAGTCTCGCAACTGGTCAGCGACCTGACGCGCGTGGTCGAGCTCGACATCAATCCGCTGCTGACGGATGCCAGCGGGGTGATCGCCCTGGATGCACGCATCGTGGTCCGCGCCGAGGACGACCAGCGCAAGCCCCTGGCGATTCGGCCGTATCCGCAGCAGCTGGAGGAAGAGATCGAGACGCGCGCCGGGCAGCGTTACTGCCTGCGGCCCATTCGCCCCGAGGACGAGGGCGCGCTGGTCGAGATGCTGCGCAACTCCTCGCCCGAGGATGTGCGGCTGCGTTTCTTCTCGGCCATCAAGGCATTCGATCATGCCTTCGCTGCACGCCTGACGCAGATCGACTACGACCGTGAGATGGCCTTCGTGGCGACCTTGCCGGAGGATGCGGCCATCGTCGGTGTGGTGCGGCTCTCCGCCGATCCCGACAAGGAGAAAGCCGAGTTCGCGATCATGGTGCGGAGTGACATGAAAGGCACCGGGCTCGGTTATCGCCTGATGCAGCAGATGATCGACTACGCCCGCGAGAGCGGCATTCGCCAGATCTTCGCCGATGTCCTGCGCGACAACCACCCCATGCGGCAGATGGCGGCAGAGCTGGGGTTCGTGACGCAGCCCGCTGGCGACGTCACGGATACCGTGACGCTGTGTCTCGACCTGGCGCGACCCGAGCCATAA